Proteins from a single region of Rhodospirillales bacterium:
- a CDS encoding UbiA family prenyltransferase — protein sequence MTLRDALVLGRTSNLPTVWSNVLAGAAIAGAGIADFADLPALAALLIALSLFYVAGMYLNDAFDRRIDQLERPSRPIPSGRVSARLVFAGGFAMLALGLLLLGVALPSTVPLPSTVPPADTASNSALWSGPLAAGGALAVAILAYDIWHKQNRLSPVLMGLCRALVYVTAALAFAALSQELAIAAGVLTCYLIGLTYAAKQETLDRLDSLWPLAFLAVPFVYTVPTALGAFGFGPFGSDPGGGPFAAATGQFVALLWLAFLIWVGGAVHKLIRRQPGDVPAAVAALLAGICLLDALIIAGCGDRWGTAAAAALFPLTLFLQRYVPAT from the coding sequence ATGACCCTGCGCGACGCCCTCGTTCTCGGCCGTACGTCCAACCTGCCAACCGTCTGGAGCAACGTTCTCGCCGGTGCTGCCATCGCCGGAGCCGGCATCGCCGATTTCGCCGATCTGCCCGCCCTCGCGGCGCTGCTGATCGCCCTTTCGCTCTTTTACGTCGCCGGCATGTATCTGAACGACGCCTTCGATCGCCGGATCGACCAGTTGGAGCGGCCGTCCCGGCCGATACCGTCGGGCCGCGTCTCGGCGCGGCTTGTCTTCGCCGGGGGTTTTGCCATGCTGGCGCTGGGGCTGCTGCTCCTCGGCGTCGCCCTGCCGTCCACCGTCCCCCTGCCGTCCACCGTCCCCCCGGCCGACACGGCGAGCAACTCCGCGCTGTGGTCCGGGCCGCTGGCTGCGGGCGGTGCCCTCGCCGTCGCCATCCTGGCTTACGATATCTGGCACAAGCAGAACCGCTTGAGTCCGGTATTGATGGGCCTGTGCCGCGCGCTGGTCTATGTCACCGCCGCGCTTGCCTTTGCCGCGCTGAGCCAGGAACTGGCGATCGCCGCGGGCGTCCTGACCTGCTACCTGATCGGCCTAACCTACGCCGCCAAGCAGGAAACGCTCGATCGTCTCGACAGTCTGTGGCCCCTCGCCTTCCTCGCCGTACCCTTCGTCTATACCGTGCCGACAGCCCTCGGCGCGTTCGGTTTTGGCCCGTTCGGATCTGATCCAGGCGGCGGACCGTTCGCGGCGGCGACCGGCCAGTTCGTCGCGTTGCTGTGGCTCGCCTTCCTCATCTGGGTCGGCGGCGCGGTGCACAAGCTGATCCGCCGCCAACCGGGCGACGTTCCCGCCGCCGTCGCCGCCCTGCTTGCCGGGATCTGCCTGCTCGATGCCCTGATCATCGCCGGCTGCGGCGATCGCTGGGGCACCGCCGCCGCGGCGGCGCTGTTCCCGCTCACTCTCTTCTTGCAGCGCTACGTGCCCGCCACGTGA
- the ihfB gene encoding integration host factor subunit beta, which yields MTRSELIAHLAATNPHLYQRDVERIVTTIFEEISAALARGDRVELRGFGAFSVKQRGARVGRNPRTGESVSVTAKHIPYFKTGKQLRERLNTDA from the coding sequence ATGACAAGGTCGGAATTGATTGCCCACCTTGCCGCGACCAACCCGCATCTTTACCAGCGCGATGTCGAGCGCATCGTCACGACGATCTTCGAGGAAATCTCCGCGGCGCTTGCGCGCGGTGATCGCGTCGAATTGCGCGGATTTGGAGCGTTCTCGGTCAAGCAGCGCGGAGCACGGGTCGGGCGAAACCCGCGCACGGGCGAATCGGTCAGCGTCACGGCCAAGCACATTCCTTATTTCAAAACCGGTAAGCAATTGCGCGAGCGTCTGAATACCGACGCCTAA
- the rpsA gene encoding 30S ribosomal protein S1 gives MIASVSAAGAEDVAFAGKESFAALLDESLGEAEGFEGRVVKGRVVSVENDMVVVDVGLKSEGRVPLKEFIPGPNEVKPGPGDEVEVFVERFEDRDGLVSLSREKARREEAWNVLERAFKSSERITGTIFGRVKGGFIVDLSGAVAFLPGSQVDIRPVRDITPLMNTPQPFQILKMDRTRNNIVVSRRAVLEETRAEARSELIANLKEGQVLEGVVKNITDYGAFVDLGGVDGLLHVTDISWKRINHPSEALQIGETVKVQVIRFNPETQRISLGMKQLEADPWEGVELKYPVGAKFVGRVTNITDYGAFIELEPGVEGLVHVSEMSWTKKNVHPGKIVSTSQEVEVVVLDVDKDKRRISLGLKQCLPNPWDAFVEGHQVGSVVEGDVKNITEFGLFIGLPGEIDGMVHLSDLSWTQAGEEAIAAYKRGDTVTAKVLDVDIEKERISLGIKQLEGDPFEAGLSKLKKGSVVTCTVSGVFDGGIEVRVGDNVPGVIRKSELSRDRSEQRPDRFATGEKVDAKITQIDHASRKVQLSIKAREFDEEKQAVAAYGSSDSGASLGDILGAAIREKRESAERADALERDAQADEANDDREP, from the coding sequence ATGATCGCGAGTGTATCCGCCGCCGGCGCCGAGGATGTTGCTTTCGCGGGCAAGGAAAGTTTTGCTGCCCTTCTCGACGAAAGCCTTGGCGAGGCCGAAGGGTTCGAAGGGCGCGTCGTCAAGGGCAGGGTGGTGTCGGTTGAAAACGACATGGTCGTCGTTGATGTCGGGCTGAAGTCGGAAGGGCGGGTGCCCCTCAAGGAGTTCATCCCCGGACCGAACGAGGTGAAGCCTGGCCCGGGTGATGAGGTCGAGGTGTTCGTCGAGCGCTTCGAGGACCGTGACGGTTTGGTGTCGCTCAGCCGAGAGAAGGCGCGGCGCGAAGAGGCCTGGAACGTTCTCGAGCGCGCCTTCAAGAGCAGTGAGCGCATCACCGGCACGATCTTCGGCCGCGTCAAGGGTGGCTTTATCGTCGATCTGTCCGGCGCCGTGGCGTTTCTGCCCGGCAGCCAGGTCGACATCCGTCCGGTGCGCGACATCACGCCGTTGATGAACACGCCGCAGCCGTTCCAGATTTTGAAGATGGACCGGACCCGCAACAACATCGTCGTCTCCCGCCGCGCCGTGCTCGAGGAGACGCGCGCCGAGGCCCGCTCCGAGCTGATCGCCAACCTCAAGGAAGGTCAGGTGCTCGAAGGAGTGGTCAAGAACATCACCGATTATGGCGCGTTTGTGGATCTCGGCGGTGTCGACGGTCTCCTGCACGTCACCGACATTTCCTGGAAGCGCATCAACCACCCATCGGAAGCGCTGCAGATCGGCGAGACCGTCAAGGTCCAAGTCATCCGCTTCAATCCCGAAACCCAGCGCATCTCGCTGGGCATGAAGCAACTCGAAGCCGATCCGTGGGAAGGCGTCGAGCTCAAGTATCCGGTCGGCGCCAAGTTCGTCGGGCGCGTCACCAACATCACCGACTATGGCGCGTTCATCGAGCTCGAGCCGGGCGTCGAGGGGCTGGTGCACGTCTCGGAGATGAGCTGGACGAAGAAGAACGTTCATCCGGGCAAGATCGTCTCGACCAGCCAGGAAGTCGAAGTCGTCGTTCTCGACGTCGACAAGGACAAGCGGCGGATCAGTCTCGGCCTCAAGCAGTGCCTGCCCAATCCGTGGGACGCGTTCGTCGAGGGGCATCAGGTCGGCAGCGTCGTCGAGGGCGATGTCAAGAACATCACCGAGTTCGGGTTGTTCATCGGCTTGCCGGGCGAAATCGACGGCATGGTGCATCTCTCCGACCTGTCGTGGACGCAGGCCGGCGAGGAGGCCATCGCCGCCTACAAGCGCGGTGATACGGTGACCGCCAAGGTGCTCGACGTCGATATCGAGAAGGAGCGGATCAGCCTCGGCATCAAACAGCTCGAGGGCGACCCGTTCGAGGCGGGTCTTTCCAAATTGAAGAAGGGAAGTGTCGTTACCTGCACGGTTTCGGGCGTGTTCGACGGCGGTATCGAAGTCCGGGTCGGCGATAATGTGCCCGGCGTTATCCGCAAGTCCGAGCTTTCGCGCGATCGCAGCGAGCAGCGGCCCGACCGATTTGCCACCGGCGAGAAGGTCGATGCCAAGATCACCCAGATCGATCACGCATCGCGGAAGGTGCAGCTATCGATCAAAGCGCGCGAGTTTGACGAGGAAAAACAGGCTGTTGCTGCCTACGGGTCCAGTGACTCCGGGGCGAGCCTGGGCGATATCCTCGGTGCCGCCATCCGTGAAAAGCGGGAGTCGGCGGAACGGGCCGACGCGCTTGAGCGGGATGCGCAAGCCGACGAGGCGAACGACGATCGCGAACCGTAA
- a CDS encoding GAF domain-containing protein has protein sequence MDSHDLPGAVERLLAAGNDEDGALTGALELIAEGFAAKTATVHAIDVSSDAERPDLVIVADRGLPEAVRAHVRHIPFGKGMAGICAERREPVTVCNLQTDDSGVVRPGARQTGVAGAIVVPVLDAGGARLVGTLGIGKPGEHTYSDDERKVLARCAAALAPLLLARSGVKAG, from the coding sequence ATGGACTCCCACGACCTCCCCGGCGCGGTGGAGCGCCTGCTCGCCGCCGGCAATGACGAAGACGGCGCCTTGACGGGAGCCTTGGAGCTGATCGCCGAAGGATTTGCGGCAAAAACGGCGACGGTGCACGCCATCGATGTTTCGAGCGATGCGGAACGGCCGGATCTTGTTATCGTCGCCGATCGCGGGCTACCCGAGGCGGTCCGGGCGCACGTCCGGCATATCCCCTTCGGCAAGGGAATGGCCGGCATTTGTGCCGAACGCCGAGAGCCTGTGACCGTTTGCAACCTGCAGACCGACGACAGCGGCGTCGTGCGGCCTGGCGCGCGCCAGACCGGTGTCGCCGGTGCGATCGTCGTGCCGGTGCTCGATGCCGGCGGGGCCCGGCTTGTCGGCACGCTCGGCATCGGCAAGCCGGGTGAACACACCTATAGCGATGACGAACGCAAGGTCCTCGCGCGGTGCGCCGCCGCCCTCGCGCCACTCCTTCTTGCGCGCTCGGGGGTGAAGGCAGGCTGA
- a CDS encoding (d)CMP kinase, whose product MIERSRVVAIDGPAAAGKGTLARRLAAHLGFAYLDTGLLYRATGARTLAAGDDPADAIAATRAAQALGADDLAGNGLRSDAAANAASKVAAIASVRTALLAFQRQFAQSPPDGAAGAVLDGRDIGTVVCPDAGIKLFVTASVEERAARRVKELRGRGLEAIDTVVLREMQERDARDSARAVAPLEPASDAIVLDTSGLSPDAVFAAAIEVCAQKGFCGGLRPATMLRQG is encoded by the coding sequence ATGATCGAGCGTTCGAGGGTTGTTGCCATCGACGGACCTGCGGCGGCGGGGAAGGGGACGCTCGCGCGCCGGCTGGCGGCGCATCTGGGGTTCGCCTATCTTGATACCGGCCTGCTCTATCGCGCCACCGGCGCAAGGACGCTGGCGGCCGGTGATGATCCGGCGGATGCGATCGCGGCGACGCGGGCGGCGCAGGCGTTGGGCGCGGACGACCTCGCCGGCAACGGCCTGCGCAGCGACGCGGCGGCAAACGCGGCCTCAAAGGTTGCGGCGATCGCGTCGGTGCGCACGGCCCTGCTGGCGTTCCAGCGGCAGTTCGCGCAATCTCCGCCGGACGGAGCCGCGGGCGCGGTGCTGGACGGACGCGACATCGGCACCGTTGTTTGTCCAGACGCCGGGATCAAGCTGTTCGTGACTGCATCCGTCGAAGAACGGGCGGCGCGACGCGTTAAGGAGTTGCGGGGGCGAGGGTTGGAAGCTATAGATACCGTCGTTCTGCGGGAAATGCAGGAGCGTGACGCACGCGATTCAGCGCGCGCCGTAGCTCCGCTCGAGCCGGCCAGCGATGCCATCGTGCTCGATACGAGCGGGCTCAGTCCAGACGCGGTCTTTGCGGCAGCGATCGAGGTTTGCGCCCAAAAGGGCTTTTGCGGCGGGTTAAGACCCGCGACGATGCTGCGGCAGGGATGA
- a CDS encoding phosphoribosylanthranilate isomerase yields MAVDVKICGLRDDAGVKAAVSGGAAFVGFVFFAPSPRFVAPRVAAQLARLVPASIVRVGLVVDAEDKDLEELLSVVPLDLLQLHGCESAARVAEVRERFAIPVMKAIGVAGEPDLACVNEYARVADRLLFDARPPAGSTRPGGNAVAFDWGLLAGRSWPLPWMLAGGLTAGNMAAAVRLSGASAIDVSSGVESSPGCKDPESIRRFLAAARMLDTADAVRS; encoded by the coding sequence ATGGCTGTCGATGTCAAGATTTGTGGCCTGCGCGATGACGCCGGGGTTAAGGCGGCGGTGAGCGGGGGGGCGGCCTTTGTCGGCTTCGTCTTCTTTGCGCCGTCGCCGCGGTTCGTCGCACCGCGGGTGGCGGCCCAACTCGCTCGTCTCGTTCCGGCGAGCATCGTCCGGGTGGGTCTTGTCGTCGATGCCGAGGACAAGGATCTCGAGGAATTGCTTTCGGTCGTTCCGCTTGATCTCTTGCAATTGCATGGATGCGAAAGCGCGGCGCGCGTGGCCGAGGTGCGCGAGCGGTTCGCCATCCCGGTGATGAAGGCGATCGGTGTCGCTGGCGAGCCGGATCTCGCTTGCGTGAATGAGTATGCGCGCGTCGCCGACCGGTTGCTCTTCGATGCCCGGCCGCCGGCGGGATCAACGCGCCCGGGCGGCAATGCCGTCGCCTTCGATTGGGGTCTGCTCGCCGGTCGTTCGTGGCCGTTGCCGTGGATGCTCGCGGGCGGCCTGACCGCTGGAAACATGGCCGCGGCCGTCCGGCTGAGCGGTGCCTCGGCGATCGACGTGTCCTCAGGCGTGGAGTCCTCGCCGGGATGCAAGGACCCCGAATCGATCCGCCGTTTTCTTGCCGCCGCGCGGATGCTCGATACTGCCGACGCGGTTCGGAGCTGA
- the sppA gene encoding signal peptide peptidase SppA, producing the protein MSIDADWLVDRRRLKRRLTAWQVAAVLAALLAVAAVLARFGLVREHAYVVRLTISGVIVDDPDRNAAIAQVADDTSAKALIVRINSPGGTVVGGEALYRQLQAVAETKPVVAVMGELATSAAYMTAIASDYVFARDGTLTGSIGVIMQTADVTGLLERLGIKPETIKSSPLKAQPNPLETFTPEAREATRKLVADVYEMFATMVSERRKLTPEKMKDVADGRVFTGRQAKDLGLIDAIGGEREARVWLANTHDVALSLPIHELDISHQDDWLSELFGQVGGKALFPERLSLDGLVSVWHPSL; encoded by the coding sequence ATGTCCATCGACGCGGACTGGTTGGTCGACCGTCGCCGGCTGAAACGGCGGCTGACCGCGTGGCAGGTTGCGGCGGTGCTCGCCGCCCTGCTCGCCGTAGCCGCCGTGCTTGCGCGGTTCGGTCTCGTCCGTGAGCATGCCTATGTCGTCCGGCTGACGATCTCGGGCGTTATCGTCGATGATCCGGATCGAAACGCCGCGATTGCTCAGGTCGCGGACGACACCAGTGCGAAGGCGCTGATCGTGCGGATTAACTCTCCCGGCGGAACGGTGGTCGGCGGCGAGGCGTTGTATCGGCAATTGCAGGCTGTCGCCGAAACCAAACCGGTCGTGGCGGTGATGGGCGAGCTCGCGACCTCCGCCGCCTACATGACGGCCATCGCCAGCGATTATGTTTTCGCACGCGACGGAACACTGACCGGCTCGATCGGCGTCATCATGCAGACGGCAGACGTAACCGGGCTGTTGGAACGGCTCGGCATCAAGCCGGAAACGATCAAGAGCAGTCCGCTCAAGGCGCAGCCCAATCCACTCGAGACATTCACCCCGGAGGCGCGCGAAGCCACGCGCAAGCTCGTTGCCGACGTCTATGAAATGTTCGCCACCATGGTGAGCGAGCGCAGAAAGCTGACGCCGGAGAAAATGAAGGACGTGGCCGACGGCCGGGTCTTCACCGGCCGCCAGGCGAAGGATCTTGGGCTGATCGATGCGATCGGCGGCGAGCGGGAGGCGCGCGTCTGGCTCGCGAACACGCATGACGTGGCGCTGAGCCTTCCTATTCACGAGCTGGACATTTCGCACCAAGACGACTGGCTGTCTGAGCTTTTTGGGCAGGTGGGTGGAAAAGCGCTTTTCCCAGAAAGACTTAGTCTTGACGGGCTGGTGTCGGTCTGGCACCCTTCGCTCTGA
- a CDS encoding 3-dehydroquinate synthase, which yields MDDGSTQRSIARDAVRTDTPSSSIDAALRRPGDAVVRSGDAVVRNEFFVRHSYDVHFTRGLFEPANALLATCVGRAEPERRHKLFAVVDGGVASARPRLPGEIEAYCQCRARQLELAGPPLIVPGGEACKNEPAALQSILDALHQHRIDRHSFVLAIGGGAVLDLAGYAAATVHRGLRLIRVPTTVLAQNDAGVGVKNGINAFGNKNYLGTFAPPWAVLDDADFLDTLDPRDRIAGIAEAVKVALIRDAAFFGWLEDSAAALAAGEPAAMATMIRRCAELHIHHIATGGDPFELGSARPLDYGHWSAHRLETMTAHALRHGEAVAIGVALDTRYAVAVGLLDETSFERVYALLQRIGFRLWHDSLDARDARGRLSLLRGIDDFREHLGGDLTIGLLTAIGTAVDVQTLDESMIAGAVAWLRERDGRTCGQGGSQSCGQPCG from the coding sequence ATGGATGACGGGTCCACCCAGCGTTCGATCGCCCGCGACGCGGTTCGGACTGATACGCCATCGTCCAGCATCGACGCCGCGCTCCGCCGTCCCGGCGATGCCGTGGTGCGATCCGGCGATGCCGTGGTGCGAAACGAATTCTTTGTCCGCCATTCCTATGACGTGCACTTCACCCGTGGGCTGTTCGAGCCGGCAAACGCGCTGCTCGCAACCTGCGTGGGGCGAGCCGAGCCAGAGCGGCGCCATAAGCTCTTCGCCGTCGTCGATGGTGGCGTTGCCTCCGCCCGCCCCCGCTTACCGGGCGAGATCGAGGCTTACTGTCAATGCCGGGCCCGCCAGCTTGAGCTTGCCGGCCCGCCGCTGATCGTACCCGGGGGAGAGGCCTGCAAGAACGAGCCGGCCGCATTGCAATCCATCCTCGATGCCCTGCACCAGCACCGCATCGACCGGCATTCGTTCGTTCTCGCGATCGGCGGCGGCGCGGTCCTCGATCTTGCCGGATATGCCGCCGCGACTGTTCATCGCGGCCTTCGCTTGATCCGGGTGCCAACGACCGTCCTGGCGCAGAACGACGCTGGCGTCGGCGTGAAGAACGGCATCAATGCGTTCGGCAACAAGAACTATCTCGGCACGTTCGCACCGCCCTGGGCGGTTCTCGACGATGCCGATTTCCTCGACACGCTCGATCCCCGCGATCGCATCGCCGGCATCGCCGAAGCGGTGAAGGTGGCCCTGATTCGCGATGCCGCGTTCTTCGGCTGGCTGGAAGACAGCGCGGCGGCACTCGCCGCCGGCGAGCCGGCGGCAATGGCGACGATGATAAGGCGCTGCGCTGAATTGCACATCCATCACATCGCCACCGGCGGCGATCCGTTCGAGCTCGGCAGCGCCCGGCCGCTCGACTACGGGCATTGGTCCGCGCACCGGCTGGAAACAATGACCGCCCATGCCCTGCGCCATGGCGAAGCGGTCGCCATCGGCGTCGCCCTCGATACCCGCTACGCGGTCGCGGTCGGGCTGCTCGACGAAACCTCCTTTGAACGGGTCTATGCCCTGCTTCAGCGCATCGGCTTCCGTCTCTGGCACGATTCGCTCGACGCGCGGGACGCGCGCGGCCGCCTTTCGCTTCTGCGCGGGATCGACGACTTTCGCGAGCATCTCGGCGGTGATCTGACCATCGGCCTGCTGACTGCGATCGGCACCGCCGTCGACGTCCAAACGCTCGACGAAAGCATGATCGCCGGTGCCGTCGCCTGGCTACGAGAGCGCGATGGCCGAACTTGCGGCCAAGGCGGCAGCCAAAGTTGCGGGCAGCCATGCGGCTAA
- a CDS encoding LapA family protein, whose product MGKVLYWIAVIPLVLIVIVFSVSNHAPVDLSLWPLLTQPVPFPVYGLALVCLGAGFVVGAIVSWFQAGGTRKRARALQRRLAKEEQELASLRDRAARLNSAEVRTTIPLVPQAAPDRAESPSGVALAR is encoded by the coding sequence GTGGGCAAGGTGCTGTACTGGATCGCCGTGATTCCGCTGGTCCTGATTGTTATCGTCTTTTCCGTCTCAAACCATGCGCCAGTCGATCTCAGCTTATGGCCGCTGCTGACGCAACCGGTGCCGTTTCCGGTCTATGGCCTTGCGCTCGTTTGTCTGGGCGCGGGTTTCGTCGTCGGCGCGATCGTATCGTGGTTTCAGGCGGGCGGCACGCGCAAGCGGGCGCGCGCATTGCAGCGGCGATTGGCCAAGGAGGAGCAGGAGCTTGCCAGTCTGCGCGACCGTGCAGCCCGGCTCAATTCTGCCGAAGTCCGTACGACGATCCCGCTGGTGCCCCAGGCAGCGCCCGATCGCGCCGAGTCCCCGAGTGGAGTCGCGCTCGCTCGCTGA
- a CDS encoding alkaline phosphatase family protein, which translates to MRRTLVLNVVGLSPGLVGAHTPNLARLAAGGGLRPLRTVLPALTCSAQSTFITGLLPRDHGIVGNGWYFRDLAEVLFWRQSNALVAGEKIWEAGRRRDPSFTCAKLFWWYNMYAGVDIAVTPRPMYPADGRKIPDVHTYPARLRDDLTARLGRFPLFRFWGPLADITSSDWIARCAAYVFAEYAPTLTLVYLPHLDYDLQRFGPDEPRIAPALGAIDALCGALIDQATAAGAAVLVLSEYGMTPVTSAVLPNRALRRAGLLAVREELGRELLDAGASAAFAVCDHQVAHVYVRRREDVPAVASLIAGLDGVESVLDGEGKRAVGLDHPRSGELVAISRGDRWFAYPYWLDDARAPDFATTVDIHRKPGYDPVELFLDPKLRAPKLAVGWRLAKKAVGLRTLMDVIPLTPELVRGSHGRLTERDEDGPLVISSEPELLPDGAIAATAVKDLMLTHVFAGSCP; encoded by the coding sequence ATGAGGCGCACGCTTGTCCTCAACGTCGTCGGTCTTTCACCCGGCCTCGTCGGCGCGCATACCCCGAACCTCGCGAGGCTGGCGGCCGGTGGCGGTCTCAGGCCGCTGCGAACGGTGCTGCCGGCGCTGACCTGTTCGGCGCAGTCGACGTTCATCACCGGCCTTCTTCCGCGCGACCACGGCATCGTCGGCAACGGCTGGTATTTCCGCGACCTCGCCGAGGTGCTGTTCTGGCGTCAGTCGAACGCGCTCGTCGCCGGCGAGAAGATCTGGGAGGCCGGGCGACGCCGCGATCCGTCCTTTACCTGTGCCAAGCTCTTCTGGTGGTACAATATGTACGCAGGTGTGGACATCGCCGTGACGCCACGCCCGATGTACCCCGCCGATGGGCGCAAGATTCCCGATGTTCATACGTATCCGGCGCGCCTGCGCGATGATTTGACCGCGCGTCTAGGAAGGTTTCCGTTGTTCCGCTTCTGGGGGCCGCTGGCCGATATCACTTCGAGCGACTGGATTGCGCGCTGCGCCGCATATGTGTTCGCCGAATACGCGCCGACGCTCACCCTCGTCTATCTGCCGCATCTCGATTACGACTTGCAGCGCTTTGGCCCGGACGAGCCGCGCATCGCGCCCGCGCTCGGCGCCATCGATGCGCTGTGCGGCGCGCTGATCGATCAGGCGACGGCGGCGGGCGCGGCCGTACTCGTGCTCTCCGAGTATGGCATGACCCCGGTGACCAGCGCCGTGCTGCCCAACCGGGCGCTGCGCCGCGCCGGCCTGCTTGCCGTACGCGAAGAACTGGGGCGCGAGTTGCTGGACGCCGGCGCGTCCGCCGCCTTCGCCGTCTGCGATCACCAAGTGGCGCACGTCTACGTGCGCCGGCGCGAGGACGTTCCGGCGGTCGCATCGCTGATCGCCGGTCTCGACGGCGTCGAGAGCGTGCTGGATGGCGAAGGCAAGCGGGCGGTGGGCCTCGATCATCCGCGCTCGGGCGAACTGGTGGCGATTTCGCGGGGGGATCGCTGGTTTGCCTATCCCTACTGGCTCGACGATGCCCGCGCGCCCGACTTTGCCACCACCGTCGATATCCACCGCAAGCCCGGCTACGATCCGGTGGAGTTGTTCCTCGATCCAAAGCTGCGCGCGCCCAAGCTTGCCGTCGGCTGGCGACTGGCAAAGAAGGCGGTCGGTCTGCGCACGTTGATGGATGTCATCCCGCTCACGCCCGAACTCGTGCGCGGCTCACATGGCCGCCTGACCGAGCGGGACGAGGACGGGCCCCTCGTCATCTCGTCCGAGCCGGAACTGCTACCCGACGGTGCGATCGCCGCGACGGCGGTCAAGGACTTGATGCTGACCCACGTCTTTGCTGGCTCATGTCCTTGA
- the eboE gene encoding metabolite traffic protein EboE — translation MRLTAGAGEHLTYCTNVHPGETWPQVRACLDRDVPAVRDRIEVDHGASWRGAFGVGLRLSAACAEALSAPDAFAELQDCLARHRLYVFTLNGFPFGDFHGRPVKAQVYRPDWQEEARVVYTRNLAEVLARLLPDDQPFGSISTVPGAIRPRGSTNAAIERIADNLLRGVAHLIDIERRSGRRLILALEPEPYCLLETIAEAIAFFEAHVLCSAALARLGTLAGLAPAAAEAALRRHLGVCLDTCHAAVEFEDPAAILDDLRGAGITIGKVQLSAGLRIPAMTPDLVPALARFDDSVYLHQVVERDAHGLNRYGDLDDALSAFAGRAHAPTPPEWRVHFHVPIFRPDLGPFASTQPFVADILDQHRLRPVSLHLEVETYTWGVLPDAFRTTDLPGAIARELSWVMSRIGS, via the coding sequence ATGCGGCTAACCGCCGGGGCCGGGGAACACCTGACCTATTGCACCAACGTGCACCCCGGTGAGACCTGGCCGCAGGTGCGCGCCTGCCTCGATCGCGACGTACCGGCGGTGCGCGACCGCATCGAAGTGGATCACGGCGCCAGCTGGCGCGGCGCCTTCGGCGTTGGGCTGCGACTTTCGGCGGCATGCGCCGAGGCGTTGAGCGCGCCGGACGCCTTCGCCGAGCTGCAGGACTGCCTGGCGCGACACCGGCTCTACGTCTTCACGCTGAACGGCTTTCCCTTCGGCGACTTTCATGGCCGGCCGGTCAAGGCACAAGTCTACCGGCCGGACTGGCAGGAGGAGGCGCGGGTCGTCTACACGCGCAACCTCGCCGAGGTGCTCGCCCGCCTGCTGCCGGATGATCAGCCGTTCGGCAGCATCAGTACGGTTCCTGGCGCCATCAGACCGCGAGGTTCCACGAACGCCGCGATCGAGCGAATCGCCGACAATCTCCTGCGCGGCGTCGCTCATCTCATCGACATCGAACGGCGCAGCGGCCGGCGGTTGATCCTGGCACTCGAGCCCGAGCCATACTGCCTGCTCGAGACCATCGCCGAGGCCATCGCGTTCTTCGAGGCACACGTGCTCTGCTCCGCCGCGCTCGCCCGGCTCGGCACCCTCGCCGGACTGGCGCCGGCCGCAGCCGAGGCGGCACTGCGCCGCCATCTGGGTGTCTGCCTCGATACTTGCCACGCGGCGGTCGAGTTCGAAGACCCGGCAGCGATCCTCGACGACCTGCGAGGCGCCGGCATCACCATCGGCAAGGTCCAACTCAGCGCGGGTCTGCGCATCCCGGCGATGACCCCGGATCTCGTGCCGGCCTTGGCGCGTTTCGATGATTCCGTCTATCTGCACCAGGTGGTCGAGCGCGATGCGCATGGCTTGAACCGCTATGGCGATCTCGATGACGCGCTGTCCGCGTTCGCCGGCCGCGCGCACGCGCCAACGCCGCCGGAATGGCGGGTACATTTTCACGTGCCGATCTTTCGCCCCGACCTCGGACCGTTTGCCAGCACGCAGCCGTTCGTCGCCGATATCCTCGACCAGCACCGGCTCCGGCCGGTTTCCCTTCACCTCGAGGTCGAGACCTATACCTGGGGCGTGCTCCCCGATGCGTTCCGTACCACCGACCTTCCGGGAGCCATCGCACGCGAGTTGAGCTGGGTTATGAGCAGGATTGGATCATGA